Proteins found in one Crassostrea angulata isolate pt1a10 chromosome 3, ASM2561291v2, whole genome shotgun sequence genomic segment:
- the LOC128178252 gene encoding glycine N-acyltransferase-like protein 3 isoform X2: MAVREVLPEEYDELDQKLEKELPLSICGLVHFRLMRRKHLLTEKMVLVDSWPDFSVLAIVQRHIRETWLSVCFCKDPKFASNLETLILFASRNTYPPLYINGCTSEVMDALVSAHQSMNSCPFRRMCADLIVYTLRNKNIVPRPIPDGFQISELSEIHTDIVQKSWSYASKKKSITYQITNFQSVMIETDDGRPVAWGVQHEYGAIGMLHVEPEYRRNKLGSIVTRTLANKLIKDGQLVFALVEENNDTSIAFHENNGYVRLPFKFSCMELIFGIK; the protein is encoded by the exons ATGGCTGTCCGAGAAGTTCTCCCTGAAGAGTATGATGAACTTGATCAAAAGCTAGAGAAAGAACTGCCACTGTCCATATGT GGACTAGTCCATTTCCGGTTGATGAGGAGGAAGCACCTGCTGACAGAGAAGATGGTGTTGGTGGACAGTTGGCCGGACTTCTCTGTCCTTGCTATCGTACAGAGACAT ATTAGAGAGACTTGGTTATCTGTGTGTTTCTGCAAAGATCCAAAATTTGCATCTAACCTGGAAACATTGATTCTGTTCGCCTCAAGAAATACATACCCGCCTCTGTATATTAATG GCTGTACCTCTGAGGTCATGGACGCCCTTGTTAGTGCACACCAATCAATGAATAGCTGCCCTTTTCGACGAATGTGTGCCGATCTCATTGTATATACACTGCGCAATAAAAACATAGTTCCTCG aCCAATTCCAGACGGTTTCCAAATCTCTGAACTAAGTGAAATTCATACAGATATTGTACAGAAGTCATGGTCTTATGCCAGCAAAAAAAAGTCAATCACATACCAAATCACTAATTTCCAATCAGTAATGATAGAAACAGATGACGGACGTCCCGTGGCCTGGGGAGTTCAGCATGAATACGGTGCTATAGGGATGCTGCATGTAGAGCCCGAATACAGGAGAAACAAATTAGGAAGTATCGTCACAAGAACCCTGGCGAATAAACTGATCAAGGATGGACAACTCGTGTTTGCGCTTGTTGAAGAAAATAACGACACTTCAATTGCATTTCATGAGAATAACGGTTATGTGCGCTTGCCTTTTAAGTTTTCGTGCATGGAGTTAATTTTTGGAATCAAATGA
- the LOC128178252 gene encoding glycine N-acyltransferase-like protein 3 isoform X3, protein MAVREVLPEEYDDLDQKLEKELPLSILGLVHFRLMRRKHLLTEKMVLVDSWPDFSVLAIVQRHIRETWLSVCFCKDPKFASNLETLILFASRNTYPPLYINGCTSEVMDALVSAHQSMNSCPFRRMCADLIVYTLRNKNIVPRPIPDGFQISELSEIHTDIVQKSWSYASKKKSITYQITNFQSVMIETDDGRPVAWGVQHEYGAIGMLHVEPEYRRNKLGSIVTRTLANKLIKDGQLVFALVEENNDTSIAFHENNGYVRLPFKFSCMELIFGIK, encoded by the exons GGACTAGTCCATTTCCGGTTGATGAGGAGGAAGCACCTGCTGACAGAGAAGATGGTGTTGGTGGACAGTTGGCCGGACTTCTCTGTCCTTGCTATCGTACAGAGACAT ATTAGAGAGACTTGGTTATCTGTGTGTTTCTGCAAAGATCCAAAATTTGCATCTAACCTGGAAACATTGATTCTGTTCGCCTCAAGAAATACATACCCGCCTCTGTATATTAATG GCTGTACCTCTGAGGTCATGGACGCCCTTGTTAGTGCACACCAATCAATGAATAGCTGCCCTTTTCGACGAATGTGTGCCGATCTCATTGTATATACACTGCGCAATAAAAACATAGTTCCTCG aCCAATTCCAGACGGTTTCCAAATCTCTGAACTAAGTGAAATTCATACAGATATTGTACAGAAGTCATGGTCTTATGCCAGCAAAAAAAAGTCAATCACATACCAAATCACTAATTTCCAATCAGTAATGATAGAAACAGATGACGGACGTCCCGTGGCCTGGGGAGTTCAGCATGAATACGGTGCTATAGGGATGCTGCATGTAGAGCCCGAATACAGGAGAAACAAATTAGGAAGTATCGTCACAAGAACCCTGGCGAATAAACTGATCAAGGATGGACAACTCGTGTTTGCGCTTGTTGAAGAAAATAACGACACTTCAATTGCATTTCATGAGAATAACGGTTATGTGCGCTTGCCTTTTAAGTTTTCGTGCATGGAGTTAATTTTTGGAATCAAATGA